CGTCCTGGGCCAGGTCGTAGAGTTCGGGACGGGGGGCCTGGATGAACTTGTCTCGGCCGTTGGAGAGGCTGAAGAGGGGCGCCCAGCCGAAGTGGACGCGCGGGTAGTGGGTCTCGGCATAGGCGGGAAGATCGGCCTCACGCCGGCCCAGCATGTAGGCCAGCAGTCCTTGGCCCTGCATCCAGGGGGGAATCTTGTGGCCCAACAGTTGGCAGATGGTGGGAGCCAGGTCGACGGCCCGCACCTGCGGACGCACCCGCACCCCTGAAACCGCTCGCGGCCCGGCTCTGCCCTGGGGAGCCTTGATGATGAGAGGCACGCGCAGGACGCTTTCATAGATGAAGAAGGCGTGATAGCGCTCTCCATGCTCTCCCAGGCTCTCACCGTGATCGGCGGTGAAGATGATCAGCGACGGGTCGTAGAGCTGGTGGTCCTTGAGCCGCTCCAAAAGGCGTCCCGTCTGGGCGTCGACGTAGGCGATTTCGCCGTCGTAGGGATTGGCGGCAAAGCGCGTCCGGTAGGGCTCGGGCGGCTGGTAGGGATCATGGGGATCGTAGAGGTGCACCCAGAGGAAGAAGGGCTCTTGCCGGTGGGCGTCCATCCAGGCCAGGGCCCGCTCGACGACGGTCGAAGCAGGACGCTCCATGCGGTCGAAGTCGACCCGCGAAGCGGAGGCGTCCTGGGCGATGTCGTCGTCGTAGTGCTGAAAGCCGCGGTCCAGTCCCCAGTCGGAGGAGAGTACGGAAGCGCCCACGAAGGCGGCTGTGGCGTAGCCTCTCTCGGCGAACCACTCGGCCAGGGTGGGAATGTCCTCGCGCAGGCGTCCCACCACGTCCTGCAGGCCGTGGAAATGGGGATAGGTGCCGGTCAGGATGGTGGCGTGCGAGGGCAGCGTGATGGGAGTGTGCACCAGGGCCTTCTCGAAGACGGCCCCGTCCTTGGCCAGCGCCTCCATGACGGGCGTTTCGGCGCCTTGATAGCCGTAGGGCGAAGTGCGGTCCGAGCGCAGCGTGTCGATGGTGATGAGGATGACCGGCGGCTTGAGATCGCCCTCTCCCTGGCGGACGCCCGCCGCCGTCGACAAGCACATCGCCGCGACCGCCGCTAAGGGAGCCAAGCGCATGCTCAACTCCCCTGAATCTTGAAGCGCGACTTGGTGACGACTTTCTGCCCTGAAAGCAAGTCGTTGACGCGCACGATCAGTTCGTAGTCGCCTTCCTTGAGATCGCTGAGCGGGATGGAGCGGACCAGCACCATGCGCCTGGGCGAGGCGTAGTTGATGGAAGATCCCGAGCGGTCGGTGAAACGGGCCTGCAGGCGTCCGTTGCGCTGGATCTCGTATTCCACCTCGACACTGGGCGAGAGGGTGGACTGGTCGATCTGCACGTTGTGCACCTGGCAGTAGACGCCCATGTCGTCGTCGGGATGGAACTTCCGGGTCACGCTGGGGATGACCCTGACGTCGCCGATGACGAAGGTCTCGGGACGCTCGGGAATGCCCTCCAGCGTGTCCAGGCGCTCGGCCAGCACTACCGGCGAAGCCACCAAGTGGTCGGCTTCCATGGCCGGGATGAAGATGCTGCGGGTGCTGGTGCCCAGGTTGCCGCTGTTGAGGTCTTTGGCCACCAGTTCGATCTTGTAGCGGCCCGCCTCGGCGGCCACGATCTTCTGGAAGACCGAACGCTGGGTGCGTCCCGCTTCTAACTGATGCTCGGCGTACTGCGAATTGAGCACCTCTTCGAATTCGGCGATGACCTCGCCGGTCATCGAGGTTACCTTGCCGTAGACGCCCACCCGGGCCAGGTAGCGGTCGTCCCGCTGCTCGAATTGCAGGTCTTTGTTGGCGATCTGCATGGTGATGGGCATCAGCGCGTTGGACTCGTCGATCCAGATATGGGAGGCGTCCAGGTTGAGGGGCAGGACCTGGTAGCTGACCCGGGCGTCGACGATCTTCTGCAGCTCTTTCTGCTTGATCTCGGGCGGACGCTGCAGCCTGAAGTACTGCAGGGCCCGCTCCATGGGCAGATCCTTGCGGCGGACGCCCATCATGCGCCGCATGAAGTCCATGTTGTTGAGGTTGCCGGGGTGGAGTCCGGGACGCTGGGCCCGCGAGGCCAGTCCCAGCTTTTCAGCCGTGGTCAGGCCTTCGCCGTCCACGTGCAGGTTGATGTCCTTCTCCCAGGGATAGAGGGCCAGCTTGAACTCGCCGGTCATGGAGCGGTCCACGAACTCCACCTCCACGTCCTGCCCCACGCCCGGGATGTAGTTGTAAGTCCACACCTCGAAGGGGAAGACGTTGGTGCGCCCGCCGCCTTCCCAGGGCTTGCGCTTGTAGTTGCCGCCGGGATGGTACTCGGTCTCGTCGGGAGGCCCGAAGGTGATGTAGATGCGTCCGCGGTCGGTCTTCCACCCGGGGATGCCGCTGCCGTAGCGGTCGTTGACGAAAGCGATGCGGCGGTAATGCTCTTCCTTGTACTCGTTGATTTCGGTGGTCAAGTCGGCGTCGCGCCGCTTCCAGAACTGCTCGATGAAGGCGTCCTTCTCTTCAGGCGTCGTGAGGGACTCGAAGACCTCCAGTTCGTCTTCGGTGATCAGGTAGACGACATCTTGCTCGATCCACTTCTTGTAGTAGTCCTCGGCTTCCTCCTGACGGGATGACTGGCCCAGCAGGACGCCCAGGGCCATCATCGCCGCTATGGAGATGCTCAGACTGGCAGGAAAAAGTCTCATCCCATTCAACATTGTATCCGTCCTTGTCCGATCACGACGAGTAACGGCCCTCAGTTCCTCAGTTCTTGAAACTTTTTCAGTTGCTCGGCCGCCTTCTCGGGCTCTCCGGAATCGCGGTAGAGCTGGGCCAGCAGGTAGCGGGCGGCAGCGTCCTGGGGCTGCAGCCTGACCTCTTCCAGGGCCGCCTCGAGGGCTTCCTGCATGCGCCCGCTTTCTCGGTAACCCTTGGCCAGCAGCAGGTGCAGCCGGGGCAGACGGGGCTCCAACTGCTTCGCCGTGTGTAGATGCGTCAGGCCTTGATCTGTTTCACCCATCTGCAACAGCACCTCCCCCAATTCCATCTGGGCCAGGGCGTTCTGGGGATAGAGGCGGACCTCGCTGAGAAGGGCGTCGCGTGCATCCTCGGGTTGGCCGTTGTTGAGATAGATCTTGGCCAAGTGGTAGTGGACGCCGGGGAAGCGGGGATCGCGCAGGGAGATGGCCCGGAACTGTTCCATAGCCAGATCGGAACGGGAGGAATTGTGGTAGAGGCGTCCCAGATAGAGACGAGCCGTCAGGTAGTCGGGATCAAGCTCCACCGCCTGCTTGAAGGCCGACAGCGCCTCTTCGTTCCGGCCGGCCCGCAGCAACACCACTCCCAGGTCGTTGTGAAGCCCCGGGTTGCCGGCCTCGAGCTGGATGGCCCGCTGCAGGTGTCCAACTGCCTCGAAGGGCCGTTCAACGGCGGCCAGGGTGAGTCCATAGAGATGATGGTAGGCGGAGTTCTGTTCGTCCTGCGAAAGAGCCATTTGCGCCAGGCGGTTGGCCTGCCTGAACTGGTTCTGGCGGAACTGCTCCAACGCCAACTGGTAATAGGACTCGCCGCGGCCGCTTTGCTGAGGCTCTTGCCCGGCCGCCTGGGGCCATCCCGCTCCCAATGCGCCAATCCAGCACAGCAAGGAGCAAAACACCCGCAAGCGCCGAGGTTGCGGGCGGCTTCTCATGGCTTGCCTCCCGGAGCTGCTTTCAGTTCCCGCGGCGACTCGCCCTGGAGCAGGCGGTAGAAGCGGTTGGCGGCGATGTCGGTGAAGACCTGGCTGCTTCCGTCGGGCCAGCGCACATGCATCTTGTTCACCTTCTCATGGCCGGCCAGGCCGAAGTGCAGCCGCAGGTCGCTGCCCGACTGAAAGCTGACGCCCGCCTGCACTTCCTGGGACTGGCGAAAGGAGTCCGTCTCGATGGTCACCACGGCGCCCACCGCGTCGCGGTTGCTTTTTTCCCCTGCCAGCAGGTGGACGTTGATCCAGTGACCGGCCTGGTTGCCCCCCTCGTTGCGCAGCAGTTGAGGACGCCCGTCCAGGTTGTTGATGGCGATGTCGATGTCGCCGTCCTGGTCATAGTCGGCGAAAGCCGCGCCGCGCGAGGCCGAAGGAACCAGCAGGTCGGCCCCGGACGATCCGGTGACGTTCTGGAAGCCCTGGCCGTCATTGCGGTAGAGCAGCTTGGGCTGCAGGTAGCGGGTGCCGATGGCGAATTCATCGACCTGAGGATAGACGTGCCCGTTGGCCACGAAGAGATCCATCCAGCCATCGTTGTCGTAGTCGAAGAACTGGGTGCCCCAGCCCAGCATCTGGCGGCTTGAGAATCCCAGTCCGGAGGCGTAGCTGTGGTCGCGGAAGAGTCCTTGGCCCTGGTTGCGGTAGAGGGTGTTGTGGTCGTCCGAGAAATGGGTCACGTAGAGGTCGACCTGCCCGTCGCGGTCGTAGTCGCCCATGGCGATGCCCATACCGGCTTGAGCGTTGCCGTCCTCGCTGAATGCCGTGCCGGCCATCAGGGCCGTCTCTTTGAAAGTGCCGTCGCCCTGGTTGATGAAATGCAGGTTGGCCATCGAGTCGTTGGCCACGTAAAGGTCGGGATCGCCGTCGCCGTCGGTGTCTCCCCAGATGACCCCCAAGCCGAAGGAGGGTTTGACGGCGCCCACGCCTGAAGCGGACGTCACATCGGCAAAAGTGCCATCGCCCTTGTTGCGGTAGAGAACGTCGGCGGCGCCTTTCATGCCCTTGGGTCCGCAGTGCACCTTGAGAGCCCGGTAGTTGCAGGAGCGCTGGTGGGCCTTCTCGAATTCGTAGTCGACGTAGTTGACGACATAGAGGTCGAGATTCCCGTCTCCGTCGTAATCGCCCCAGGCCGCTGAGGATCCCCAGCCCGCGTGGTCCACCCCGGCCTGCTTGGCGATGTCGGTAAAGGTGCCGTCCCCGTTGTTGCGGAAGAGGTGGTTGGGCCCGAAGTTGCAGACATAAAGATCGCTGTCGCCGTCGTTGTCGAAATCGACGGCCACGGCGCCCATGCCCCAGTGCAGGCCCTCTACTCCGGCGCGGGCGGTAACGTTTTCGAAAGTGCCGTCGCCGCGGTTGCGGAAAAGGGCGTTGGAAGCGCTTCGCGAGCCGCTGCGCAGGCCTTCCCAGGTGCCCCCGTTGACGAAATAGAGGTCGAGCGAGCCGTCGCCGTCGAAGTCGATCCAGGTCACTCCGCCGCTCATGGTGTCGAGCAGCGCAGCCTTGTCGGGGCTGCCGCTCACGTGCTGAAAATCCAGCCCCGTTTGGGCCGCCACGTCGACGAATTGCACCTGGCCCGCCAACAGAAAAAGGGAAAGCATCAACATCAACCCAACAAGTATAGACGAATCCCCCTCTCCCACGTGCCCGATGTGTTCCGAGGTCGGGCCGTTTGGCGGACTCGGTCAGTCTGCTAAAAAATTCGCTTGCGTCTGCGACGAGTGGGGGCATGGGGTATCCTAAGAGGCATGCAGCGGGGACAGGCGACCCAGATTCACAGACCTCGCGAAAGGCTTTTTGCGGGGGGACGGATGACGGGAGTCTGCTTGCTTTCGGCCTGCCTGGTCTTGACGGCCGGCAGCACTTTCGCGCTGGCCGGCTCACAAGTCTGCCGCGTCTTTGAGGTTCCCCTGGGCGACGCGCTGACCGATTTGCAGGTGGCCGCCATCAGCGCCGATGGAGAGCGAGTGCTCTTTACCACCGCGGCTGATCTGACCGGATCCAATCCCCAGCAGCTCAACCAGGTCTTCGTGGCGGATTTGCAGATCGGTTCCCTGCAGCAGATCTCCTCCTTCACGGTGGCCCGTGATCCGCAACCGGTGCGGGCCTCGGCCGATCTGGGCCTTGTCGTCTTTTCCTCCACTTCGGATTTGACGGGAGAGAACGCCGACGGCAGCAGCGAGATCTTCCTGTTGCAAGCGTCCTCAGGAGAGCTGATCCAGATCACCGAATCGCCGGACCTGAACGGCGACGGGTCCATCCACCCGGTTATCAGCGCCGACGGCAGCCGCATTGCTTTCGTTTCCAGCGACGACGTCATCCAGTCCAACCCCTTCGGGCCTCAGCTTTTCCTCTACAACGTGGCGGAGGGAACCCTGCAGCAGGTCACCTTGCTGCCCGACCGTCGATTCGGCGTGCCTTCGCTGGACGCCTCCGGGGGCAGGCTGACCTACGTCGTCTCCGAAGAGGGGGTCAGAGACCGCATCGTTACGATCGATCTGGAGACTCAGCAGGACAGGGTGCTCCTGATCAGCGAAACCCTCTCCGCTCCCTTCACCAGCGGAGACGGAAGCCGCCTGACCTTCGCCACCAGCGACGATCCCACCTCGGGCAACGCCGATCACAGCGCCGAGATCTATTTGCTCAGCCAGGTGTCGGATGCCGAGACTTCCTTGCAGCAGGTCACTCACAGCTTCCGCTCTCAGGGATTGGCTTCCATTGGCGCCCCCTCGATGAGCGCCGACGGGCTGCGCATCGTTTTCCCATCCCAGATCGACCTTACCGGACGCAACCCGTTCGGCAGCTTCCAACTGTACAGTTTCGATCTTGAAGAGCGCGACCTGGTGCAGGTTACGAGAGGAGACAGCGCCGTGTTAGGGGGGCAGATCCCGCTCAGCGCCGATGGACGCCGGATGGCTTTCGTGACCTCCCTGGACACGGCAGGCCAGAGTCCTCAGGCGCCGCGCTCTCTGCGCTGGGCCCAATGCAGGATTCGTCCTCTGCCGCTGCTGGTCTTTCCCCAGGTGGCCGACGGCGGAGGCATCCGCTCCGAGGTGATTTTGACCAATCCCGGACGCAGCCTTGACCAGGGACATATCGTCTTCCGCGACCGGTCGGGGGCGCCTCTGCAACTGAGCTTCGAGGGGCAAGCGGCCAGCCGGGTCGACTTCTCGGTGAGTCCCGGCGGCACCTTCAAGCTGGTCAGCGATGCGGGAGAGGATCTGAGGCTGGGTTATGCCGAGGTCTTTTCCCAGGTCTCGAGCTCTCGCCTCTCAGGCAGCCTCATCTTCACTCTCAACGGAGAAGTGTCGGTCACCGGCCAGCCGCCCGGCAAGGAATACCACGTTTTCACCGAGAGTCGGGCAGACTCCAAGTCGGGAGTGGCCCTGGCCAACGTTTCCACCCGGGCCGCCGACATTCAACTCACCCTGCGCGATGCCGACGGCTCCATTCTGCGCCAGCGCAGCCTCAATTTGGCGGGAGGAGAAGGTGTTTCTTCTTTCATCGACGAACTCTTCCCCGATGCTCCGGCGGCTTTCGGCGGCTCTCTTCATGCCCGCTCCGATCGGTTTTTCGCCATGATGGGGTTGCGCCAAAGCTCCGACTTGTCCCTTTCCAGCCTGAGCGGCGCCCCCACGGCTTTCCCCAATGCCGCTTCCCAGATGCTTTTCTACCTCGACGCTGGGATCGACCTGACGGCGCTGGACTTGACTCCTCAGCGATTGGCTGAGGGAACGGTCAGCGAGCTGACCGGCTTCTCGGCTTCGCAGAACCCCCATCTGATCGAACTCGTCAACATCCATCCCGCTCAAGCTGTCACCCTCCATCTCCGCTATTTCAATGATCGTTGCCGCCAGGTGCTCGAATTTCTGCTGGTGCTGGACTGCGGGGAGACCCGGCTCATCGATCCCTTCGACCTGGACATTCCGGCCACCACCTTCGACACCCGCGAATGGATTTTCCAGGGGGCCCCCGGAGGCGGGGCCGGACTGCGGGGCAGCGACTTCCGCTCGGGACGCTTCGGCCTTTCGGTCACCGCCGTGGGGGCTTCCCGCAACATCGACGGCGAAGCCGACCTGATCAGGCCCTGGCAGTTGGGCGAGACTCCGCAATGTGCCCCAGAGGTGGGTGAGATCGGCACCCAGCCCGGTCTTAATCCGGCCAATCTCCACAGTTGCAACGCCCTTCCCATGTCCTTCGATTACCTGCTGGGCCGCCAAGTTGCCGACGGCAGCGCCGATTCCTGCCAGGGGCCGCTGTGGATTGCCGACGAACAATTGCGCTCGGAAAGCCAAGTCACTCGCCAACTGATCCTGCGCCAGCCGGGAGCCGGGCTGTTTTCGTGCTTGGAACCGGTAGAAGTTGTCAACTGCTCCCTCATCGAGACCTTGAACCAACTGGGCAGCAGCCACTGCGGAGAGCAGCAGGTGCGGTCCAGCCTGCTGATCAAATTCCCTCTGCCAACCTTCCAGTTGCTTCCCGGAAACCCGTCCAACCCATAGAGCCCCGCAGCGAGCCTTTTCACCTAGCGATCCTCCCCATTGTGGGCATTTCACACAGTTGCAGCGCGGTTTCAGGGCCCTGGTGCTGGCATGAGGATTGCAAGGATTCAGTGCGAAGCCGGCTCCCTCGGGAGGTGAGCCATGCAAATGA
This genomic stretch from Acidobacteriota bacterium harbors:
- a CDS encoding sulfatase-like hydrolase/transferase; the encoded protein is MRLAPLAAVAAMCLSTAAGVRQGEGDLKPPVILITIDTLRSDRTSPYGYQGAETPVMEALAKDGAVFEKALVHTPITLPSHATILTGTYPHFHGLQDVVGRLREDIPTLAEWFAERGYATAAFVGASVLSSDWGLDRGFQHYDDDIAQDASASRVDFDRMERPASTVVERALAWMDAHRQEPFFLWVHLYDPHDPYQPPEPYRTRFAANPYDGEIAYVDAQTGRLLERLKDHQLYDPSLIIFTADHGESLGEHGERYHAFFIYESVLRVPLIIKAPQGRAGPRAVSGVRVRPQVRAVDLAPTICQLLGHKIPPWMQGQGLLAYMLGRREADLPAYAETHYPRVHFGWAPLFSLSNGRDKFIQAPRPELYDLAQDGGELKNLFQGNQALANRLSEELREIQNKYAAQHETAPEDSQVDPETIARLQSLGYVAFAQGGTTEDYSSLPDPKDKIEVYNQLNRAIEHSRKGQVEESLELLERVAVEEPEMPLVHFLMASEYAKAGMHLKAIEQYRETIRRNPDSDPARFSLAQSYLQAGLTSKAIETCRQLIERDPRHYGAQEMLARLLARSGKIGEAVEQQRKVVELRPDSVDARNNLGAFLFQAGKLEEAAASYRDALRLAPGHPQAHINLTLALLQLRRFPEALEEARKAVAVAPQSALAHLYLGHALLGNQRPEEAREAYRKAKQIDPNLQVPSI
- a CDS encoding GWxTD domain-containing protein, translated to MRLFPASLSISIAAMMALGVLLGQSSRQEEAEDYYKKWIEQDVVYLITEDELEVFESLTTPEEKDAFIEQFWKRRDADLTTEINEYKEEHYRRIAFVNDRYGSGIPGWKTDRGRIYITFGPPDETEYHPGGNYKRKPWEGGGRTNVFPFEVWTYNYIPGVGQDVEVEFVDRSMTGEFKLALYPWEKDINLHVDGEGLTTAEKLGLASRAQRPGLHPGNLNNMDFMRRMMGVRRKDLPMERALQYFRLQRPPEIKQKELQKIVDARVSYQVLPLNLDASHIWIDESNALMPITMQIANKDLQFEQRDDRYLARVGVYGKVTSMTGEVIAEFEEVLNSQYAEHQLEAGRTQRSVFQKIVAAEAGRYKIELVAKDLNSGNLGTSTRSIFIPAMEADHLVASPVVLAERLDTLEGIPERPETFVIGDVRVIPSVTRKFHPDDDMGVYCQVHNVQIDQSTLSPSVEVEYEIQRNGRLQARFTDRSGSSINYASPRRMVLVRSIPLSDLKEGDYELIVRVNDLLSGQKVVTKSRFKIQGS
- a CDS encoding tetratricopeptide repeat protein, coding for MRSRPQPRRLRVFCSLLCWIGALGAGWPQAAGQEPQQSGRGESYYQLALEQFRQNQFRQANRLAQMALSQDEQNSAYHHLYGLTLAAVERPFEAVGHLQRAIQLEAGNPGLHNDLGVVLLRAGRNEEALSAFKQAVELDPDYLTARLYLGRLYHNSSRSDLAMEQFRAISLRDPRFPGVHYHLAKIYLNNGQPEDARDALLSEVRLYPQNALAQMELGEVLLQMGETDQGLTHLHTAKQLEPRLPRLHLLLAKGYRESGRMQEALEAALEEVRLQPQDAAARYLLAQLYRDSGEPEKAAEQLKKFQELRN
- a CDS encoding CRTAC1 family protein: MLSLFLLAGQVQFVDVAAQTGLDFQHVSGSPDKAALLDTMSGGVTWIDFDGDGSLDLYFVNGGTWEGLRSGSRSASNALFRNRGDGTFENVTARAGVEGLHWGMGAVAVDFDNDGDSDLYVCNFGPNHLFRNNGDGTFTDIAKQAGVDHAGWGSSAAWGDYDGDGNLDLYVVNYVDYEFEKAHQRSCNYRALKVHCGPKGMKGAADVLYRNKGDGTFADVTSASGVGAVKPSFGLGVIWGDTDGDGDPDLYVANDSMANLHFINQGDGTFKETALMAGTAFSEDGNAQAGMGIAMGDYDRDGQVDLYVTHFSDDHNTLYRNQGQGLFRDHSYASGLGFSSRQMLGWGTQFFDYDNDGWMDLFVANGHVYPQVDEFAIGTRYLQPKLLYRNDGQGFQNVTGSSGADLLVPSASRGAAFADYDQDGDIDIAINNLDGRPQLLRNEGGNQAGHWINVHLLAGEKSNRDAVGAVVTIETDSFRQSQEVQAGVSFQSGSDLRLHFGLAGHEKVNKMHVRWPDGSSQVFTDIAANRFYRLLQGESPRELKAAPGGKP